A portion of the Acidisarcina polymorpha genome contains these proteins:
- a CDS encoding GntR family transcriptional regulator, giving the protein MPKHKYKDILEKVQEDISSGRYEPGQRLPSETELVRRYGASRMTVFRAMHELQTMGLVVRRVGSGTFVAQSSTSKSHVFGLLIPELGQTEIFEVICKGMMESQNAFRHSLLWGNSASKESEKEAVAEQLCQHYISQKVSGIFFAPVEFSSGRVRANHRVVEALDKARIPVVLLDRCLEPYPDRSKYDLVGIDNRRTAYQATEHLITVGAKRIGFIARPNSAPTVDARIAGFREAIQAYTQGAIRYAVNLGDASDPKFIKAILKKDRPDAFLCANDFTAGKLMRTLLSIGERIPEDIRIVGIDDVKYAGLLPVPLTTQHQPCRDIGRTALSVMLDRIANPDLPARDVLLGCQMVVRQSCGAEPEEQLNGRSRPGR; this is encoded by the coding sequence ATGCCAAAGCATAAGTACAAGGACATTCTCGAAAAGGTCCAGGAAGATATCAGCTCGGGTCGATACGAGCCTGGACAGCGACTGCCGAGCGAGACCGAACTAGTCAGGCGGTATGGGGCCTCGAGGATGACCGTCTTCAGAGCGATGCATGAGCTGCAGACTATGGGACTCGTTGTGCGCCGCGTGGGATCGGGGACGTTCGTTGCCCAAAGTTCCACCTCGAAGAGTCATGTTTTTGGATTGCTGATTCCTGAACTTGGACAGACGGAGATCTTCGAGGTGATCTGCAAGGGAATGATGGAGTCTCAAAACGCCTTTCGGCATTCGCTGCTTTGGGGCAACTCCGCATCGAAGGAGAGCGAGAAGGAAGCGGTGGCAGAACAACTTTGCCAGCATTACATCTCTCAAAAAGTCTCAGGGATATTCTTTGCTCCGGTGGAGTTTTCGAGCGGACGTGTCCGGGCGAATCACAGAGTTGTTGAAGCTTTGGACAAGGCTCGGATTCCCGTCGTGCTTCTCGACAGGTGCCTTGAGCCCTATCCGGATCGAAGTAAATACGACCTGGTTGGCATCGACAATCGACGAACCGCATATCAGGCCACAGAACATCTGATTACGGTTGGCGCAAAGCGCATTGGATTCATTGCGAGACCTAATTCGGCGCCCACCGTTGATGCCCGCATTGCGGGATTCCGCGAAGCGATTCAGGCCTACACGCAAGGCGCGATTCGGTATGCTGTGAACCTTGGCGATGCATCAGACCCGAAATTCATAAAAGCAATCTTGAAGAAGGACCGTCCCGATGCGTTTCTCTGCGCCAATGACTTTACCGCAGGCAAACTGATGCGAACGCTCTTGTCGATAGGGGAACGAATTCCTGAAGATATCAGGATTGTTGGGATAGACGATGTGAAGTATGCGGGTCTGCTTCCCGTGCCGCTTACCACACAGCACCAACCTTGCAGAGATATCGGCAGAACCGCTCTCTCGGTGATGCTCGATAGAATCGCTAACCCCGATCTTCCCGCGAGGGATGTTCTGCTCGGGTGCCAGATGGTTGTTCGACAATCCTGCGGAGCCGAACCCGAGGAGCAGCTAAACGGACGGTCGCGTCCAGGCAGATGA
- a CDS encoding GntR family transcriptional regulator has protein sequence MRKAAKVEAASFAFRLDSHSGVPVYRQIIDQVQAAISAGILTVGDQLPTVRQVAVDLVINPNTVSRAYREMEIRGTVDTQQGSGTFIADKKIEYAKGERERQLGQLVREFVSRAGSAGFTVEQLVKALGELSFEIDSKRR, from the coding sequence GTGAGAAAGGCAGCAAAAGTCGAGGCAGCCTCATTCGCCTTCCGTCTGGACTCCCATAGCGGCGTTCCCGTTTACAGACAGATCATTGATCAGGTTCAGGCGGCGATATCCGCAGGGATACTGACAGTCGGAGACCAACTCCCCACCGTGCGACAGGTGGCCGTCGATCTGGTTATCAATCCCAATACCGTTTCGCGCGCTTACCGCGAGATGGAGATTCGCGGCACGGTAGATACACAGCAAGGCTCTGGCACGTTCATCGCGGACAAGAAAATCGAATACGCCAAAGGCGAGCGCGAGCGGCAACTCGGGCAACTGGTTAGGGAATTCGTTTCCCGGGCTGGATCAGCAGGTTTCACCGTGGAGCAACTAGTGAAGGCCCTAGGCGAGCTCTCATTCGAAATTGATAGCAAGAGGAGATAA
- a CDS encoding alpha/beta fold hydrolase, with translation MKKITLSLVTLVVLSASELYAQNPANHSPHTVQFVSVEKDVKLEVLDWGGSGKPLIFLAGAGDTAHRFDGFAPRFTKQHHVYGITRRGFGASGSPAPVNGNYSADRLGDDVLAVLKSLEINRPVLVGHSMAGEELSSVASRFPEKVSGLIYLDAATNFALDDPEHPLLAVEMNDIKRRIDEIEGGGVDEKKKLLELEAAVARLETVLHHDNVEVAKMPPLPPRSPIGAALNFGMQKYTSIPVPALAIYACPHNWDRLPDSPGKSALMADDKSRCARWADNFRQGVPSARIVMIPNADHYVYLSNEAQVAREMNDFLDTLP, from the coding sequence ATGAAGAAGATAACGCTGTCTCTTGTCACTCTTGTTGTGCTATCCGCAAGCGAATTGTACGCGCAGAATCCAGCCAACCACTCTCCACATACCGTGCAATTTGTCTCCGTCGAAAAAGACGTCAAACTCGAGGTGCTCGATTGGGGAGGGTCTGGCAAACCACTCATCTTTCTCGCCGGCGCCGGGGATACAGCACATCGCTTTGACGGCTTCGCCCCACGGTTTACCAAGCAGCATCACGTCTACGGCATCACGCGGAGAGGATTTGGCGCGTCCGGCAGTCCTGCACCAGTCAATGGAAACTATTCAGCGGATCGCCTCGGCGACGACGTGCTTGCAGTGCTGAAGTCGCTTGAGATAAACCGTCCTGTGCTGGTCGGACACTCGATGGCAGGGGAGGAGCTTAGTTCGGTCGCCAGTCGCTTCCCCGAAAAGGTTTCCGGGCTTATCTATCTCGATGCCGCGACCAACTTCGCCCTCGATGATCCAGAGCATCCGCTCCTTGCAGTCGAGATGAACGACATCAAAAGACGCATCGACGAGATCGAAGGCGGCGGGGTGGATGAAAAGAAGAAGCTGCTGGAACTTGAGGCTGCGGTTGCAAGGCTTGAAACCGTTCTTCATCATGACAACGTGGAAGTAGCTAAAATGCCGCCACTACCGCCTCGTTCGCCGATCGGTGCGGCGCTCAACTTTGGCATGCAAAAGTACACCAGCATTCCTGTTCCCGCGCTCGCCATCTACGCCTGCCCGCACAACTGGGACCGCCTGCCAGACAGTCCTGGAAAGAGCGCTTTGATGGCGGACGATAAATCACGCTGCGCGCGGTGGGCCGATAACTTTCGCCAAGGCGTGCCAAGTGCACGCATAGTCATGATCCCAAACGCAGATCACTATGTGTATCTGAGCAACGAAGCTCAAGTCGCCCGCGAGATGAATGACTTCCTCGATACACTTCCTTGA
- a CDS encoding slipin family protein: protein MLKRNHFNSVALTVLLCCILGGITVERFTNRPLVIVIGGVIGIYFLFAIKVVDQWEKAALLRFGRYRGLRGPGLFLIIPIVETLSRYVDQRVRVTTVSAESTLTRDTVPVNVDAIIFWLVWNAEKSILEVEDFTQAITLGSQTALRESIGRHQLAQMITDRESLGLELQKVLDEKTTPWGITVQSVEIRDVRIPQALEDAMSQQAQAERERQARVILGEAEVQVSEQFAQASRVYNDNPGALHLRGMNMLYEAIREKGAMVIVPSSAIETMGLGGTLAATTLAKQQ, encoded by the coding sequence ATGTTAAAGCGTAATCACTTCAATAGCGTTGCTCTTACCGTACTCCTGTGTTGCATCCTGGGTGGGATCACGGTTGAGCGGTTCACAAATCGTCCGCTTGTCATTGTGATAGGCGGCGTTATTGGCATTTACTTCCTCTTCGCAATCAAGGTCGTAGACCAATGGGAGAAGGCTGCCCTCCTCCGCTTTGGCCGATACCGCGGATTGCGCGGCCCCGGACTCTTTCTTATTATCCCGATCGTCGAAACATTGAGCCGCTACGTCGACCAACGAGTCCGCGTCACCACCGTTAGCGCCGAATCCACTCTGACCCGCGACACGGTTCCGGTGAATGTCGACGCCATCATTTTCTGGCTGGTCTGGAACGCCGAAAAATCCATCCTCGAAGTCGAAGACTTCACCCAGGCCATCACCTTAGGCTCGCAGACCGCACTCCGTGAATCCATCGGACGCCACCAGCTCGCGCAAATGATCACCGACCGCGAGTCCCTTGGCCTCGAACTCCAGAAAGTCCTTGACGAAAAGACCACTCCCTGGGGCATCACGGTGCAGTCCGTCGAGATTCGAGACGTGCGCATTCCGCAGGCACTCGAAGACGCCATGTCGCAGCAAGCCCAGGCCGAGCGCGAACGCCAGGCCCGCGTCATCCTCGGCGAAGCGGAAGTCCAAGTCTCGGAGCAGTTCGCCCAGGCCAGCCGAGTCTACAACGACAACCCTGGCGCACTGCACCTACGTGGCATGAACATGCTCTACGAAGCCATCCGCGAAAAGGGCGCCATGGTCATCGTCCCCTCCTCCGCCATCGAAACTATGGGCCTCGGCGGCACACTCGCTGCGACGACTCTCGCAAAACAACAGTGA